One Polyangium spumosum DNA window includes the following coding sequences:
- a CDS encoding winged helix-turn-helix transcriptional regulator — protein sequence MGYIPLGKHDHHTPASAASGIEDAIQMLEGRWKLVILFHLFGGKKLRFSELERAIPAVSQKMLSQQLRQLEQDGIVARIVHAQVPPKVEYHLTDWGQSLCPALDELLTWAEKRPTPKRQRRSPRSSQ from the coding sequence GTGGGGTACATACCTTTGGGTAAGCATGACCATCACACGCCCGCATCAGCGGCCAGCGGCATCGAGGACGCCATCCAGATGCTCGAGGGTCGTTGGAAGCTGGTGATTCTTTTCCACCTGTTCGGCGGCAAGAAGCTGCGGTTCTCCGAGCTGGAGCGTGCCATCCCGGCCGTCTCGCAGAAAATGCTGAGCCAGCAGCTTCGGCAGCTCGAGCAGGACGGCATCGTCGCGCGCATCGTCCACGCGCAGGTGCCGCCCAAGGTCGAGTACCACCTGACCGACTGGGGCCAGTCGCTGTGCCCCGCGCTCGACGAACTGCTCACTTGGGCCGAGAAGCGCCCAACGCCGAAGCGCCAGCGCCGCTCGCCGAGGAGTAGTCAGTAA
- a CDS encoding nuclear transport factor 2 family protein translates to MQTNPTSSLDLPAPIASYFANETTDSQAVARCFTEDALVVDERHEHRGRAAIAAWNADATAKFSFNTELLAAETDGACTTVRAKVTGNFPGSSIELRYRFTLAGDLIARLEITP, encoded by the coding sequence ATGCAAACGAACCCCACGAGCTCTCTCGATCTGCCGGCGCCGATCGCGAGCTACTTCGCCAACGAGACGACCGACTCGCAGGCCGTAGCCCGGTGTTTCACCGAGGACGCCCTCGTCGTGGACGAGCGACACGAGCATCGCGGTCGCGCTGCCATCGCGGCCTGGAACGCCGATGCCACCGCAAAATTCTCGTTCAACACCGAGCTGCTCGCGGCAGAGACGGACGGCGCGTGCACCACGGTCCGCGCGAAGGTGACGGGCAACTTTCCGGGGAGCTCCATCGAGCTTCGCTACCGCTTCACCCTCGCGGGCGATCTGATCGCCCGGCTGGAGATCACGCCATGA
- a CDS encoding SDR family oxidoreductase, which yields MSFDLELQNRRALVTGGTKGIGAAVVNALRDAGARVVATARSAPSDADGVHFVAADATTAEGCALVAREALAYLGGVDILVHVLGGSSAPAGGFAALGDDEWKKELDLNLMPAVRLDRALLPSMLAQGSGVIVHVTSIQHELPLPESTTAYAAAKAALSTYSKALSKEVSPKGIRVVRVSPGWVETEASVRLAERLAAQAGTDYEGGKKMIMDSLGGIPLGRPAKPREVADLIAFVASPRAGSITGTEYVIDGGTVPTA from the coding sequence ATGAGCTTCGACCTCGAACTTCAGAATCGACGCGCGCTCGTCACGGGCGGCACCAAGGGCATCGGCGCGGCAGTCGTGAACGCGCTTCGAGACGCAGGGGCCCGCGTCGTCGCTACCGCTCGCTCGGCGCCGAGCGACGCGGACGGTGTGCACTTCGTCGCGGCTGACGCCACCACCGCAGAAGGCTGCGCGCTCGTCGCGCGTGAGGCGCTCGCGTATCTCGGCGGCGTCGACATCCTGGTGCACGTCCTCGGAGGCTCGAGCGCGCCTGCGGGCGGCTTCGCTGCGCTGGGGGATGACGAGTGGAAGAAAGAGCTCGACCTCAACCTGATGCCTGCCGTGCGGCTCGACCGCGCACTCTTGCCGTCAATGCTGGCGCAGGGGTCGGGCGTCATCGTGCACGTCACGTCGATTCAGCATGAACTGCCACTGCCCGAGTCGACCACCGCCTACGCGGCCGCGAAAGCAGCGCTCTCGACCTACAGCAAGGCGCTCTCGAAGGAGGTGAGTCCGAAGGGCATTCGCGTCGTGCGCGTGTCGCCAGGCTGGGTAGAGACGGAGGCGTCCGTGCGCCTCGCCGAGCGCCTCGCCGCCCAGGCAGGCACCGACTACGAGGGGGGCAAGAAGATGATCATGGATTCGCTCGGCGGCATCCCGCTGGGGCGACCCGCGAAGCCGCGCGAGGTGGCTGATCTGATCGCCTTCGTCGCGTCACCGCGCGCAGGATCCATCACCGGCACGGAGTACGTCATCGACGGCGGCACGGTACCCACGGCGTGA
- a CDS encoding helix-turn-helix domain-containing protein translates to MLTPDQQERVRVALLMYAQGKTLHDVAGAVGYPREYVRAILEAKLHVTVHFAGAVARVLGTEISALTEERELPSSSK, encoded by the coding sequence GTGCTCACGCCCGACCAGCAGGAGCGCGTGCGCGTCGCGCTCCTCATGTATGCACAGGGGAAAACCCTGCATGACGTCGCGGGGGCGGTCGGCTACCCGCGCGAATACGTGCGCGCGATCCTGGAGGCAAAGCTCCACGTGACAGTTCACTTTGCCGGAGCGGTCGCCCGCGTACTCGGCACGGAGATCAGCGCCCTCACGGAGGAACGCGAACTGCCAAGCTCCTCCAAGTGA
- a CDS encoding helix-turn-helix domain-containing protein: MGRVVRERREALGLTQEELGERCNLHRTYIGSIERGERNLSLQNIERIAHALGILAWELVRAAEDRR; the protein is encoded by the coding sequence ATGGGTCGAGTCGTTCGGGAGCGACGCGAGGCCCTTGGCTTGACCCAGGAGGAGCTCGGGGAACGCTGCAATTTGCATCGCACCTACATCGGCAGCATCGAGCGCGGCGAGCGAAATCTGTCCTTGCAGAACATCGAACGGATCGCGCATGCCCTCGGAATTCTCGCCTGGGAGCTGGTTCGGGCTGCGGAGGACCGAAGATGA
- a CDS encoding lysophospholipid acyltransferase family protein, with translation MSVRRFWQLLASWICGIVIGIVGSTITLLTFGAFSRTLSPWIVRTWGKSMLRLARVTVSVEGAEHLSSDTMKIATFNHGSLLDSFLIASIMPSGSVAAVKREMFYYPILGLTMYLCGFVFLDRRNSARSRKQMAKACKRMERNRLTVFISPEGTRARTHELLPFKKGAFFLALDSGAPIVPVVIEGAFDLHPPSRWTTDPGHVRIRVLPPRPTVGLSAESIPDEIEALRKLYATELATMRAEQGKPVIAPVARAA, from the coding sequence ATGAGCGTCCGGCGGTTCTGGCAGCTCCTCGCGAGCTGGATTTGTGGGATCGTGATCGGGATCGTGGGCTCTACGATCACCCTCCTGACGTTCGGCGCCTTCTCGCGAACGTTGTCACCCTGGATCGTGCGGACGTGGGGGAAGTCGATGCTGCGGCTCGCGCGGGTCACGGTCTCGGTCGAGGGCGCCGAGCACCTCTCCTCGGACACGATGAAGATCGCGACGTTCAACCACGGGTCGCTGCTCGACTCTTTCCTCATCGCGTCGATCATGCCGAGCGGGAGCGTCGCCGCGGTCAAGCGGGAGATGTTCTACTACCCGATCCTCGGTCTCACCATGTACCTCTGCGGTTTCGTTTTTCTGGACCGGCGCAACAGCGCCCGCAGCCGAAAGCAGATGGCCAAGGCTTGCAAGCGCATGGAGCGTAACCGGCTCACGGTCTTCATCTCGCCGGAAGGGACACGCGCTCGCACACACGAGTTGCTCCCCTTCAAGAAAGGCGCGTTTTTCCTCGCGCTCGACAGCGGCGCGCCCATCGTCCCGGTCGTCATCGAAGGCGCCTTCGATTTACATCCGCCGAGCCGCTGGACCACCGACCCCGGCCACGTGCGGATCCGCGTGCTCCCGCCGCGTCCGACGGTGGGCCTCAGCGCCGAGAGCATCCCCGACGAGATTGAAGCGCTCCGAAAGCTCTACGCAACCGAGCTCGCGACGATGCGCGCCGAGCAGGGCAAACCCGTGATTGCACCTGTCGCGCGTGCTGCTTGA